A stretch of Argiope bruennichi chromosome 10, qqArgBrue1.1, whole genome shotgun sequence DNA encodes these proteins:
- the LOC129988959 gene encoding translation initiation factor eIF-2B subunit delta-like: protein MSEPEVKKKNKKKKKKSGKKPVVEETLPPPPPPENKISQNEPENGAVSINEVLPNKVGMTTKFNDVEVTMTHDGVVNNIDTSASSKKKKKKKKKSKQATTEVVEEPKITEDNSQTNFFKFDKDRIELVNHPEISVTLSKAVPIKEKEPQESEKENFPAVDKKDQEPETAVNSTSKKKKKKKKKKKTTVDNNLPSEEPNPESVDASYKAPTYVKLPATGDSCVLVVSHEGFANDNKAPVNSEAVSTVNSNSTVLIRNKDRIEESKGVTLSAPKIQTEPSISIFPVSSDQNKTSSDKTSSMAMEPNLQKVNQLIKKEVNSNDPAGQTKDGPVNSEGPTLTKAQLKAERRAKQEAQRAAKLAKSNEKNVSHPEGAAQKKTPVENSKPPPQVKQNINTENTEAAKSKSTSKSTPEKVTNRGSQIFSHLPQVKDLTAKQMSDANLKIHPAIIELGVHFNKGTICGSNARCVGFLGAFREAIQDYEKPPDKEFSRDLESKLKMYLNFLNNCRPLSVSITNAVRFLQHQINRIPKDSSDQEVKQKLYNSINNFVKEEILLAKEAICMSATAKIVDGDNIVVYAYSSIVKDVLCKAHDQNKSFHVTVIDSGPKFEGLQMLHLLSKYGLQCAYKSIDSVCSVMKKASKVFIGAHALLLNGYVMSRLGCKQLALVASSYSVPVLVCCETYKFCDRSLSDSFVHNELGKPEDLIKTCLNKKESLEDWQSLPSFQTCNILYDVTPSDLISVIITEKGLLPCSSVPVVLRVKYASLQE from the coding sequence ATGTCTGAACCTGAAGTGAaaaagaagaataagaaaaagaagaagaaatctgGAAAGAAACCAGTTGTAGAAGAAACCCTTCCTCCACCTCCTCctccagaaaataaaatttctcaaaatgaacCTGAAAATGGTGCAGTTAGCATCAATGAAGTATTGCCGAACAAAGTTGGTATGACAACAAAATTCAATGATGTTGAAGTTACTATGACCCATGATGGTGTTGTAAATAATATAGATACTAGTGCTTCAtctaagaagaagaagaaaaagaagaaaaaatctaaaCAAGCAACTACAGAAGTTGTAGAAGAACCAAAGATCACTGAAGATAATTCTCAAACtaactttttcaaatttgataaagacCGTATTGAATTAGTGAACCATCCTGAAATTAGTGTTACTCTTTCTAAAGCAGTGcctattaaagaaaaagaacCTCAAGAGTCTGAGAAGGAAAATTTTCCTGCTGTAGATAAAAAAGACCAGGAACCGGAAACAGCTGTTAACTCTActtctaagaaaaaaaagaagaagaagaagaaaaagaagactACTGTAGATAATAACTTGCCTTCTGAAGAACCAAATCCAGAATCTGTTGATGCTTCATATAAAGCACCTACGTATGTTAAATTGCCTGCAACCGGCGATTCTTGTGTTTTAGTTGTTAGTCACGAAGGCTTTGCAAATGATAATAAAGCCCCTGTAAATTCTGAAGCAGTGTCCACAGTTAATAGTAATTCAACTGTATTAATTAGGAATAAAGACAGAATAGAAGAATCTAAAGGAGTTACTTTGTCAGCTCCAAAAATTCAGACAGAACCATCAATTAGTATATTTCCAGTTTCATCTGATCAAAATAAAACATCCTCTGATAAAACAAGTAGTATGGCCATGGAACCAAACTTGCAGAAAGTGAATCAGTTGATAAAGAAGGAGGTTAATTCTAATGATCCTGCTGGCCAAACAAAAGATGGACCAGTCAATTCTGAAGGACCTACTTTGACTAAAGCACAATTAAAAGCTGAAAGACGTGCCAAGCAGGAAGCCCAAAGAGCTGCTAAATTagcaaaaagtaatgaaaaaaatgtttctcaccCTGAAGGAGCTGCACAGAAAAAAACTCCTGTTGAAAATTCAAAACCTCCACCTCAAGtcaagcaaaatataaatactgaaaatacagAAGCTGCGAAATCAAAAAGTACATCAAAATCTACTCCAGAAAAAGTCACAAATAGAGGATCGCAGATTTTTTCACATCTGCCCCAAGTCAAAGATCTAACTGCAAAACAGATGAGTGatgcaaatttgaaaattcatcctGCTATTATTGAATTAGGTGTTCATTTCAATAAAGGTACCATCTGTGGATCTAATGCTCGATGTGTGGGATTTCTTGGAGCATTTAGGGAAGCTATTCAAGATTATGAAAAACCACCAGACAAGGAGTTTTCCAGAGATTTAGAATCCaagttgaaaatgtatttaaattttttgaataattgcagACCTCTTTCTGTTAGTATAACTAATGCTGTACGGTTTTTGCAGCATCAAATTAATCGTATTCCTAAAGATAGTAGTGATCAAGAAGTGAAACAAAAGCTTTATAATTCTATTAACAATTTCGTCAAAGAAGAAATTCTTTTAGCTAAAGAAGCCATTTGCATGTCAGCTACTGCAAAAATTGTTGATGGTGATAACATAGTTGTTTATGCCTATTCGTCTATTGTCAAAGATGTTCTTTGTAAAGCTCATGATCAAAATAAATCCTTCCATGTGACAGTCATTGACTCAGGTCCCAAATTTGAAGGCCTTCAGATGTTGCATCTTCTTTCTAAATATGGGCTGCAGTGCGCTTATAAGTCAATCGATTCAGTTTGCTCTGTTATGAAAAAAGcttcaaaagtttttattgggGCTCATGCTTTGCTTTTAAACGGATATGTTATGTCTCGGTTAGGTTGCAAGCAATTGGCATTGGTAGCTTCATCTTATAGTGTTCCTGTTTTAGTTTGTTGCgagacatataaattttgtgACAGGTCATTGTCAGATTCATTTGTGCACAATGAACTTGGAAAACCAGAAGATTTGATTAAAACCTGCCTTAATAAAAAAGAGAGTCTTGAAGATTGGCAATCACTTCCATCTTTCCAGACTTGTAATATACTTTATGATGTGACACCTTCTGATTTGATTTCTGTTATCATCACAGAAAAAGGTCTACTTCCTTGCAGTTCTGTGCCTGTTGTTTTACGAGTCAAGTATGCAAGCTTACAAGAATAG